Within the Nicotiana tabacum cultivar K326 chromosome 11, ASM71507v2, whole genome shotgun sequence genome, the region TACATTCTTCCAACGTGAGTTTGAAGAACGCTTTTACTAGTTTTGTGAAAAACTTTAGCGGGatgcttttgtttttctctcttctttgtacTTGAGAGGTGCAAAACCTTGAAAGTACATAAGGGAAAGTGAACACAAGATATGCCAAATAATAACTTAAGCTAATAACAACATCCAAAAATGCTTGCCCAAAAACATATATCTGCATGAACACACCTTCTGGATCACATAATTACCGAACACATCAGTCACCAATGAAAGAGCTTGTGGCATAATTTCAGAGAAGACCATGTTCTTCTCCCCTGTTGTAGTGGTCTCCAACTTCTGTTGAATGAACCTGCTTCCATACTGGTCGGCACTAATCACACAAGACTTTTGATCAACTTATAGGCTTATAGAAGTCTAGATGAAATGGAAGAAAAGAAGTATTAGCCAGTAAAGTTTACCTGAACTCAACAACATGGCCTTCAATCTCCAACAACTCCAAACGCTTACTTTTGTTGCTCTTAACTCATCCAATAATGTCGAAGTAAAGCTTTCTCCCAAGTTAGAACCAGACTCGGAATGCCAAGCTCCCATTACACCAGATAAGTTCCTCATCCCTGAAGGAAAATGCATGTTCCTTTCGCCATACCTTATAGGACTACCAGGCCAAAAGGGAGAATTGTGAAGAGCTGCACCAGCCAAAGGGCTTCCAGGATATGACATATTAATGCCAAGTGCTATATTCCCATAGTAACCATTATTTATGCCACCAGATTTTCCAAGACACGAAAGACCATACTGTGATTTTTGAGACGCAAACAGTGCCCCAAAATATGCTTTCTGAAGCTCAAGCAAATCCATGTATGAATTGCCTAGAGATTCCCTGTTAACAGTTGGGTCATTAACAGCTGATAGCTGAGCAGAAAGATACTCAGTTGATCTCAAGTACTGAAGGTACATGGGATCCACCTGAGGTATTTGCAGTGAACTACCCAAGGTCTGACCATCAAGTCTATTAATGTTCTGTAATTCAGCTGCAGCAGCCAATAGATTAGGACAAAAATTCAAGCCTCCTGCCATTGCTCGAGGATCAATTCCACAGGCACCCATTGTTGCCCCAGCagaaatattttcaaataatGAAGGAAAATTACCACCCCCAAGTTGGTTTTCCAACATCGATGGTGATGAAGGGTTCATATCATAACCTCCTAAACCATATGGAGAAAGCATTGAATTAGGATTATCAACAGCTGGATATTGAGATGGTGAACTTCCTCCACTACTGAGTGTTGGGGTAGAAGGCCCTTTCAAGTATGAAGCAGCAGATGAACATGCAGATTTACCAAACTGAACTGATTCAGACTTGTTTGCATAGGAATGCTGCTTCATAGGATTTTGATCCCTCTGCAGATGAAAGAGGTTCTGATGATTATCGATCTCATTAtgattttgaatattttgatgcTTTCGTACATCTCCCATACCATGCACTGACAGACCCATGCCAGACAATGCAGTTACCAGATCAGCATGCTCCCCCATATTAGATGGAACGTTCTCCGATGTGTTAGGGACATTTACGTTTCTTTTATCTATTGAGCTTATCCTCCATCCTCCAGCAGAAGGAATACGAGGACTACGAGCTCTAGCTACAAGCTGAGGGTCAGGGGTGGTACTTCGTGACAATGATGCGCCCAAAGCAGAAGCATAAGATTGACAGCCTGATGTGGTGATGCTTTCGAGTGCAGATGCGCCTTGGATCTTTGCCTGAGAATGTAATGCATCCAAAGATGCCAACTCGTGATGGAGATGAACAAATTGGGATCCAGAAGGATCGACAACATCATCGAATGGACGGCTAGGTGGACAAGATGGATGCCTCGAAGTAGATGTTGCTTGACTTCTACCATCCTGCATTTCTGAAGGAGTCTTAGAACAATAAATCCACAGCCCTTTAAATTAAAGTcaccagaaaagaaaagaaaagaaaaagaactcgCTTAGCAAGTCAAGCTGAATAGAGGAAGAATAATAATGCAACTTGAAGCACCCTGAAAAAAAATATCATAAGAAACAAAATGCCATCTTCAGTAAAAAATTTATACACCTTTACAAATCGCTCAATATAAAGATAAGAGAATGGATTACAGATATTATTGATCAAAGAATGCAAGTCTGTCCAGGTAGCGATTACCAGTGATTCAAAGTAATTCCAGGTTTTTGAAGGTACATCAGAAAGGTCAGTAACAATGACATGAATGTGAATAACTCAACTGAGTCAGATGGAAGCCACCAAAACAAATGATAAAACAACCTTTTACAGGTGTACCGTGACATTAGGCAGCCGGTGGTGAAAAAAGGCAAAAGACATTTATTGACATCGGTATGAGGAGCCATTTGTGTATTAGGAAACTGGATAGAACGACCAAAAGAGTCTGGTCTCTCTTCCAAACACGTGTCTGACACACAACATTTCCAACTTGAAAAATATCTTGATGCATTAATTGTCAAACCCAAGTACATGCTGTTCCAGTTGAACAAGCTGGAGCAACCAAATATTTGGACGGGTTTAAATTATAATGCCCACAAGGTCTACAAATTGCATAAGCAACTTTTTACCAATTTCCTCGAGATAAAAAAAAATCTACTGTATCTCACCAACAAAACTGTCCATGAAAGAATCCAAGATGACTCAGAGCACAAATGTGTGACTCCAACTtaatgaagaacaattattgtAAGAAATGAGAACTGCAGAGACTCAACAACAGGAAATCTGGCAGGCATAAAAAATTAAACAGTCAAACTTCAAAAGATTTCAGAACAAAACAAGCACGCACAACAGACAATTCATATATTTTTTCCTAACACAACAATTAAAGGACACGAGCTTGATCCACCGACCACCAGCTTCTGAGCTGATTTACCATATAAAGGCCAAGCGTATACGTTTTAAGTTCTAACTATGTTAAGctactttttccttttttgtccAAGGTAACCAAAAGGCACAGGTGAAAAAACTTAATACGTATCACAAAATACTAATTATCGCACTTCGACAATCAGGAAAACGACAACCAGCAATAATGACATCTGGTTAAAGAAGTGGCAATCGTGCAAATCAGACTAATACATGAATACAAACAGTAATGCTACAGACAAGCAATATTCAAAAATGCAGAGAGCTACAACCTTAAAGGGCTGTTTGGTTCGAACACGAGTTATGCATGGATTAATAATGTATTAGTACGAATAAGTTATGCAGGGTTTAGTTATTGAGGGGTTTAGTTATGCAAGGTTTAGTTATGCAGGGACTAGTTATGCAGAGGTTAGTTATGCAAGATTTAGTAACACGAGAATTAGTTATGCGGAGATTAGTTATACGAAAATTAATTATGTAGGAATTAGTAATATAAAAATGTAATGTGAGTATTAGTAATAATTTGTTTAATTTATTCTACTAAATTGGtagtatattttaaatatgttttttaaaaaaatacaactTTGAATAGAGGGTACTCTTGTCATTTTGTGTTTTAATCTGTGTATTACTAACATGTATTATTTATTCCATCTTCTACCCTGCATAAATAATACATAGATTCCCTCACAACTAATATATGTATTAGTTATGCGGAAAAGGAAAAcatgaaccaaatattgtatTAGCAATGCTATGTTTTAtgtggaaaagaaaaaaacacgATCTGACATTGTATAACTTATGCTAGATTCTATGCGGAGATTATTTTCCTCCAATTTTGTAGCCAAACAATGTACAAAGTTTTCTAGTTTTAATACATGGATGACTCATCTCTAACCCACAGCCAAACGACCTCTAAGTCATAAGCATGCCAATGCAATGTCAAAGAACCAACTTTGAGATGCAAAAAGCGATATAAACAGAAAGCATTCAACAAACACTATAAACAGGAATAATGTTTCAAAATTTACTAAACAGGCACAATAAACAAGTTAACAAATATCAACAGCCATCAATTAGAAACGTGGAGCTGACAAACCAAAAccaatataataatattttattttctctttgtacctgttttattttctctttgtaCCTGAATCATCTCAGCAATGCTCTTCTGCTGGCTTCCTAATCCAAGCCCACGTAACCCAATAAGTCCAACTCCGCACCATTCCTTCTCATCCTCCTTTCCAACATCTCCATCTTCCTGACCAAATCCCAACTGCATCGGAAAAAGTGACCTATCATCAGCTCCCTTATCACCTCGAATCAACTTCCTCTGGTCTCCAATATCCCCTAATGCCACAGAACTACCATTAGCTGCAGCATTAGTACCTTGGAGATGCTGCACGAACCGCCAGTCCTCTTTGGAGTGAAGAGGCGGCGGAAGGCAAGGGTTTAGGTTGACGTTGGAGTAGTAATAGGCAATGTAGGCTGGATCAGACCTTAATTCCTCTGAAAGACCACCAAAATCAGCAAAAGCGCTAAGCGATCCTTCAAAAGTGGGCGGAGCAGAACCGCTTCGCAACATGCTTAGCTCTCTCTCCCGATCATTAAAATCGTTGTTTCCTCCTACCATTGATATCATCTTTGAATAACTATCAGTAATCATTGCACATAAAACACTAACATTAAATTACGCCTCCCAAAAATGCGAATTTCAAACTCAAAATTAGCCccaaaaaaaatatagtatttctTCTTAAATTAACTTTTAACAGTTCAAATATCTAAGCTAGTTCCGAACGACCATAGCATCAATTTAgttgataaaaaggaaaaatagtgaTCATTGAGGGATGAAGTCACtgttctagagagagagaaagaagacggggtttagagagagaatggAAGTGCGCTGAACAGTGAAGTAAGGAAACGGGGAGTGTGATAAGCACGAGCGCCGTGATGCTATGCACCGTTGGATCAACAGGTCGGCTCAGATTGAGAGATTTTATTCTTACACTGTATTGGGTTACcggtttagggttttatttcaagAATCTTAAAACTGGATTTTGGCTGGAGTTTGTATATTTCCggtttcctttttttcttttattttgagatttttacCAAGCTATAGTATTATATTGTCAACTTATTTATTCTTATTAAAGAGGCTTTAACTTAATTGTAATTTAATATACAATTAGTATTAGTATCCGCACAAACACGCGAATACTAACCATGTCAAATtgtaatttaaattatttgaattatgtgtaaataactttaaaatttaaactttctAGATAAATATAAAGAATCATtagatattaataaaaaaaacacTGCACACGAAAAGCCTTATAACTATTTTGAAAATCTCATAATGAataattctattttctttttcaacatcATTCACGGCAGTGttattggaacctaaaaataatcaggaagcaaaataataacttatATTTATAGCAAAGCAACCAAAGTTGAGATAATATGAAATACTCTTTGGATaagacttgaactcttatttggtatgttgttacctttcaaaaaaatattttaatttaaaattttagtttttaaaatttatatttcaataatgattatctttataatgatgtaagtgaagatattatccttaattcaaaatTCACATTaattggctatctaaaaatttaaataattttttagctgataaaattttatataattatgactccattttgagttTATTTATATCTTTGCCCGCAAATTTTAAATTCCGAATACTTTTCATATAATGTTAAAATCACTAATTGTTATTACATAGCAGTGTAGATATTATCCTAAAATTTATCGAGTAATTTTTTCTGGACACgttacttggcttaacctcaacgCAAAGTACTCAAATTTTGTTTAGTTTCAAATTCGaatgtcatatcagtttgttaggaATAGTATTTTTGTAAAGACACACACATAATAACGTAAATTAAAAAGatagaattcttttttttttggtttgaaagataatatatatatattaactaaGTAATGCGTACATAGGGGTGGTGCATGGGTTGCACCCTATTTACAAAATATTGTACTATTACAAGGTACTAAATTACTACTAATATTTATGTTTGTCATGGTATTCCTAGTGGAACTATCATCACAACAACTGATCATATTCGAAGGTGGCTGATCAAGATTACCGCTGTGATTATGCCAAGCGTTCCCTCGGCATGTTGGAGGAGCTGCCAAACATTCCTTGTCTTTTTCAAAAACCTGCGCTACAAAATTTGGGATATCTGCAAAAACACTTGGCATATAGTTGTTTCCAAAATTGTGGCCTGCCTTTGCCAGTTGATCTGCTACCCTATTTTGTTCTCTTTACGCATGTTGCACTACTAGATTATCTAGCTGGCCCAGGAAGTACCTGCAATCATTTATCATGTTAGAGAATGGAATATTATCAGATTGTAATAGTGTGATAACTTCTGTTGCAtccacctccacctctagtggctcTATGTTGTTTTCATATGCCAATTTTAGCTCATGAGTCAATACATACAATTCTGCAGAAATGGATGTGTCCCTTGGGGCAGTTCTTGAGAAGCCCAATATCCATTCAACATTAGAATTTCTAATTAGCCCTCCAATCCCAGCAGTTGTGGCTGAATGTGCTTCATCTGTGTTTAGCTTGTAAAAATTGCTCGTTGGAGGCTTCCATTTTATGGTAGTGAtaattctattttttcttttgtgaGAAGAAGCAGCCAAATATGAGAATTCAGCTGCTTGCTGAGTTGTGTGCTTAACATGAATGTTATCTCGAGtcatataataaatatttttgtttCGTGTTATCCAAATATTCCACAAGCTTATCGGTAAATAAGTGTACGGATATATATTATAAGAAAGTTTGAAATCTTTATATCTTATCAGCTCATGTAGCCAAGTTTGTGTGACTGATAAGTTCCTGATTTTATTAATATGATGTTGATTCCTAATTCCTGCCAATATTTCGTAGCATTTGTACAATCAAGGAAAATGTATTTTATAGATTCTTCCTCCTGTTGGCAATAAATGCAACTTGCATCCTGTATGATATTAATATTCCTTAAGATAATTCGTGTTGGTAGCCTATTGTGGCATAGTAGCCAGATGGAAGTTTTAATTTTAGGTTGAATAGGAAGCTTCCAAATCCAGGAAAAAGTAGTTGAATTATTACtagtgtcacacctcttttttactaccccgaaagggtataagggagttttttccaatttaaatgacaatcgaaacgggatttatttatttattcaaagtcgccacttgggataattaatggtgtcccaggtcaccggtttagaatcccgaatcgaggaaagtttgactctgttttgcagtccgcgaaacacagaaatccgggtaaggaattctgttaacccgggagaaggtgttaggcattttcgggttccgtggttttagcgctgtcgctcaactattattattggcatatttatctgattttaaaatacttttaaacctatgtgcatttttaactttataaccgcttttatttatttaaagaattaatccAAGGTTATATAAAACATACcgcaagccacgctacatgaaatacaTCTGTGGTTCACAACACGTTCTATCTAACCTTGTAGGAGATTGgaaccgggtcacatgaaattTACATTCGGATTTTAGTAATAGCtatgataattatat harbors:
- the LOC107761860 gene encoding pumilio homolog 1-like; the encoded protein is MITDSYSKMISMVGGNNDFNDRERELSMLRSGSAPPTFEGSLSAFADFGGLSEELRSDPAYIAYYYSNVNLNPCLPPPLHSKEDWRFVQHLQGTNAAANGSSVALGDIGDQRKLIRGDKGADDRSLFPMQLGFGQEDGDVGKEDEKEWCGVGLIGLRGLGLGSQQKSIAEMIQDGRSQATSTSRHPSCPPSRPFDDVVDPSGSQFVHLHHELASLDALHSQAKIQGASALESITTSGCQSYASALGASLSRSTTPDPQLVARARSPRIPSAGGWRISSIDKRNVNVPNTSENVPSNMGEHADLVTALSGMGLSVHGMGDVRKHQNIQNHNEIDNHQNLFHLQRDQNPMKQHSYANKSESVQFGKSACSSAASYLKGPSTPTLSSGGSSPSQYPAVDNPNSMLSPYGLGGYDMNPSSPSMLENQLGGGNFPSLFENISAGATMGACGIDPRAMAGGLNFCPNLLAAAAELQNINRLDGQTLGSSLQIPQVDPMYLQYLRSTEYLSAQLSAVNDPTVNRESLGNSYMDLLELQKAYFGALFASQKSQYGLSCLGKSGGINNGYYGNIALGINMSYPGSPLAGAALHNSPFWPGSPIRYGERNMHFPSGMRNLSGVMGAWHSESGSNLGESFTSTLLDELRATKVSVWSCWRLKAMLLSSVPTSMEAGSFNRSWRPLQQGRRTWSSLKLCHKLFHW